GTCTTCATCATTCTCAACAAAGAAGGGCGTACGTCTGTCCACAGAGGATTCGCTCTTGCCAGCCCTTCTCGACCTGCGGAAAGGATCTGATGCGGAAGTGAATGACAAGACGATCGTCTTTAATCGATTGGTTCATCTCGTCGATGAAGACGGGCTCATTCGGCTAGGCCTGAAACTGGTGGAACAGGTTGCCCACGTGGAAGGTCGAATTCCTGTCGCATTCAGCAATGTCGCGCACACGTCTCTTAGAGTATCCAAAGGAGGACGGCACCATGGCATACAGCGACAAGGTCGTGGATCATTTCACTCATCCCCGCAATATGGGGAGTTTTCCGAAAGAGGATCCCCAGGTCGGCACCGGCATGGTCGGAGCGCCGGAGTGCGGCGACGTGATGAAGCTTCAGATTAAGGTCCAGGACGATACGATCGTCGACGCAAAGTTCAAGACGTTCGGCTGTGGATCCGCCATCGCGAGTTCAAGTTTGGCTACGGAATGGCTGAAAGGGAAAACGCTCGCAGACGCGGCCAAGATCAGGAACACGGACATTGTGCAAGAGCTGAATCTGCCACCGGTCAAGATTCACTGCTCTGTTCTAGCAGAAGATGCCATCAAGGCCGCCTTAACGGATTTCCAACAGAAGCAGCATGCCGGTCTGACGGCAGTGGTGCAGCAGATAATGGTGGTGCAACCCTAACCATACCCATCATCGCGATCCGCGAGAGAACACCATGAACTGTCCGCGTTGCAATGGGTGGGATGATAGAAGACGAATACCTCGATATCGAGGACTTGATAGGTCAATGCCGACTGGTTGTCTGGCGCTGTTTGATCTGCGGCAAGGTCCTGGGCCCAGTAATTCTGAAACATCGGAGATCCACTCTACAACCGATGGTGGACCGAGCCAGACTTCCCTGCGTCGTTCACAATCTCTTCAAGGTTCATTGAACGAGCCGAGGGATTCGCCGGTCGCAAAGACAAGGAACGTGTTGCATGGCACTACTCATCACGGATGACTGTATTTCTTGCGGAGCCTATTTACCGGAGTGCCCCAACGAAGCCATTTTTGAGACACGTAGCGGTGCCGAAGCCAATGGTAACCACGTCGGCGATGGGCAAGGTGTCGGCGATAATATCTATGTGATCACTCACGAGCGCTGCACGGAGTGTGTCGGCCATTTCGACGAGCCGCAATGCGCGGCAGTATGCCCGGTTGACAACTGTTGTATTTCAGACCCGGCTTACCCTGAATCGAAAGCGGTTCTACTTGAACGAGCCACACGCCTCAATCCAGACAAAAAGATCCACCCCAATAAGGTCTGGACCGGAGTTCGTGGATGAATATGTTTGAGCAGGGATGAGCCATGGCTGAGGACGTGAGGGTTGCCGGCATGAGCGAAGTTCCCCCTGGCAGCGGACGTGCCGTAACCGTGTTTGCTGAGAAGTGTGTCTC
This portion of the Nitrospira sp. genome encodes:
- the iscU gene encoding Fe-S cluster assembly scaffold IscU; the protein is MAYSDKVVDHFTHPRNMGSFPKEDPQVGTGMVGAPECGDVMKLQIKVQDDTIVDAKFKTFGCGSAIASSSLATEWLKGKTLADAAKIRNTDIVQELNLPPVKIHCSVLAEDAIKAALTDFQQKQHAGLTAVVQQIMVVQP
- a CDS encoding YfhL family 4Fe-4S dicluster ferredoxin, with amino-acid sequence MALLITDDCISCGAYLPECPNEAIFETRSGAEANGNHVGDGQGVGDNIYVITHERCTECVGHFDEPQCAAVCPVDNCCISDPAYPESKAVLLERATRLNPDKKIHPNKVWTGVRG